In Malassezia vespertilionis chromosome 7, complete sequence, the following proteins share a genomic window:
- the RRD2 gene encoding Serine/threonine-protein phosphatase 2A activator 2 (COG:O; EggNog:ENOG503NXCW): protein MVETKLNNARDALTEKLRAVRNTDVPQIPLAHKSESPTGPGDNDPFQGAMDPLVVAHPDLNAPLPKKRIVTQSNLDHFAHSQAFAEILGMIRSCNEYVKGRKLTDNIQLSAPVERILDIVDKVRALVDETPRDTDSASTSRFGNPAFRTLYRKVVDATDTLLQTIPGLENGDDPAYQERLRKELAVYFYESWGNAKRIDYGSGMELNFLCWLLGLTKLGILQLARDAEAIVLRVFWKYIQVMRVVQQTYWLEPAGSHGVWGLDDYHFLPFLWGAGQLVGHPYLKPKSIHDVEVLDEFAPDYMYFACIHAINSVKTESLRWHSPMLDDISDVRSWAKVDQGMVKMYRVEVLCKLPIAQHMYFGTLLDYGAPDTGSEDVEEDEHGHLVHAGSVPHGHRVHGHGEGQGAGWGDCCGIPIPSVFAAAEQNKAQAGRVASTPIRRIPFD, encoded by the coding sequence ATGGTGGAAACAAAACTgaacaatgcgcgcgatgcctTGACGGAAAAGCTGCGTGCAGTCCGAAACACAGATGTACCACAGATTCCTTTGGCACACAAATCGGAGTCGCCCACAGGGCCAGGCGACAACGATCCCTTCCAAGGCGCGATGGACCCGCTCGTAGTCGCCCACCCGGACCTAAATGCGCCACTGCCCAAGAAGCGTATCGTGACTCAGAGCAATCTGGACCACTTTGCACATTCACAAGCGTTTGCAGAAATACTTGGCATGATCCGAAGCTGCAACGAGTATGTGAAAGGACGCAAATTGACCGACAATATCCAACTCAGTGCCCCTGTCGAACGCATTCTCGATATTGTGGACaaagtgcgtgcgctggtGGACgagacgccgcgcgacacGGACTCTGCATCAACATCAAGATTTGGAAACCCCGCATTCCGTACGCTGTACCGCAAGGTCGTGGATGCCACCGATACCCTTCTCCAAACCATTCCTGGCCTCGAGAATGGCGACGATCCTGCGTACCAAGAACGcctgcgcaaagagcttgCAGTATACTTTTACGAAAGCTGGGGCAACGCAAAGCGTATCGACTacggcagcggcatggAGCTTAATTTTTTGTGCTGGCTGCTTGGTTTGACCAAACTTGGCATTCTGCAACTTGCCCGTGACGCCGAAGCGatcgtgctgcgcgtcttttgGAAGTATATTCAAGTGATGCGTGTGGTTCAGCAGACATACTGGCTCGAGCCGGCAGGAAGCCATGGCGTGTGGGGCCTGGACGACTACCACTTTTTGCCGTTTCTTTGGGGCGCTGGCCAACTGGTAGGCCACCCGTATTTGAAACCCAAGTCAATACACGACGTCGAGGTACTCGACGAGTTTGCGCCCGATTACATGTATTTTGCATGCATCCACGCGATCAACTCGGTCAAGACAgagtcgctgcgctggcaCTCACCCATGCTTGACGATATCTCCGATGTGCGGTCGTGGGCAAAGGTGGATCAAGGCATGGTGAAAATGTATCGCGTGGAAGTCTTGTGCAAGCTGCCGATTGCTCAGCACATGTACTTTGGTACTTTACTTGACTATGGTGCGCCGGATACGGGCTCGGAGGACgtcgaggaggacgagcACGGTCATTTAGTGCATGCTGGCTCGGTGCCCCATGGCCATAGAGTGCATGGGCACGGCGAAGGGCAAGGTGCAGGTTGGGGCGATTGCTGTGGTATTCCCATCCCTAGTGTATTTGCTGCGGCAGAGCAGAACAAAGCACAGGCAGGACGTGTAGCAAGCACACCAATTCGCCGTATTCCGTTTGACTAG
- a CDS encoding uncharacterized protein (EggNog:ENOG503Q51P; BUSCO:EOG092626EQ; COG:T) yields the protein MRTQAAAAGSGARRTATHGAYVLEGYESLDVIGSGTFGLIRKVRRKSDGMLFARKELNFERMNERDRKHIVSEVNILRTLQHPNVVRYEERYVDTETGILYIVMELCEGGDLGMIIKRNRRARTHVPEDTVWSYFAQMVAALEACHYRSTPSAPTSRLYAHAILHRDLKPENVFLDTNENVKLGDFGLSKQIAAQAFANTYVGTPYYMSPELATGQQYDIKSDIWALGCIVYELCALSPPFDASNHMELTRKIKQGTVPALPRMYSRELQDTVNAMLQLDHHRRPTTRQLLQVKQVKLAYLTHELANLHRTVQLDKEHVQAQTEALDAREASVQAREKEIEQQSITLAHNMHASQTAALEEREAAVQKSQEAVAAYERELLNNYNAWYHGERVALQKAAAEKDTLISQLTAQLASMQTVEVEPSRRVSDPVMPGSLPRMHMPSHRISSQKRQDEVDDDLHARIAGGALSLLSPQSHEPKQADGWEDTEEQVPLNPALVRVRRLAQVDIKSDLSDCSMKDASTMFRVAPNDDEGHAQSMPTSVLANLSTPMRPKPMPFMDKEASPNARTLPSNLNVSPPDPQWRLLDESLQPSPFLKRVQRLPMAYPKKSAGDMPKTGPNHARFTIGQQENAGPVRQRASFVDRRRRSSLLRPADAMPAITKESSRMPRTLSALPPSPRRRPTASKPIYPALPSPRARRVQRGR from the exons ATGCGGACAcaggcagcggcagcgggCTCCGGCGCGAGGCGTACCGCGACGCACGGTGCCTACGTTCTGGAAGGCTACGAATCTCTCGACGTGATTGGTAGCGGCACGTTTGGGCTGATTCGCAAAGTGCGTAGAAAGTCGGACGGCATGCTTTTTGCGCGGAAGGAGCTCAACTTTGAGCGTATGAACGAGCGCGACCGCAAACACATTGTATCGGAAGTGAATATTCTGCGCACCTTGCAGCATCCCAACGTGGTTCGATACGAGGAGCGCTACGTAGATACTGAAACTGG CATTCTCTACATTGTCATGGAGCTGTGCGAAGGCGGAGATCTGGGAATGATAATCAAGCGCAACCGCCGTGCGCGTACACATGTGCCTGAAGACACAGTGTGGTCCTATTTTGCGCAAAtggtggcggcgctggaagcaTGCCACTATCGCTCCACGCCATCTGCGCCTACGTCTCGGCTGTATGCGCATGCGATTCTGCACCGCGACTTGAAACCTGAGAATGTGTTTTTGGACACAAACGAGAATGTTAAACTCGGCGATTTCGGACTCAGCAAGCAGATTGCGGCACAAGCGTTTGCCAACACGTATGTCGGCACGCCGTACTACATGAGCCCAGAGCTGGCCACGGGCCAGCAGTACGATATCAAGTCTGATATATGGGCACTTGGATGCATTGTGTACGAGCTCTGTGCACTCTCGCCGCCTTTCGATGCATCCAACCATATGGAGCTGACGCGCAAAATCAAGCAGGGCACGGTGCCAGCACTCCCGCGGATGTACTCGCGCGAGCTCCAAGATACCGTGAATGCAATGCTACAGCTTGACCACCACCGCCGGCCGACCACACGCCAGCTGCTGCAAGTGAAGCAGGTCAAGTTGGCCTACCTAACGCACGAACTTGCCAATCTCCACCGCACCGTGCAGCTGGATAAAGAGCATGTACAGGCGCAGACTGAAGCGCTTGATGCGCGCGAAGCCAgtgtgcaagcgcgtgAGAAAGAGATCGAGCAGCAGTCGATTACACTTGCCCACAACATGCACGCGTCACAGACCGCTGCCCTCGAAGAGCGTGAGGCTGCCGTGCAAAAGAGTCAGGAAGCCGTTGCAGCGTACGAGCGAGAGCTGCTCAATAACTACAATGCCTGGTACCACGGTGAACGAGTCGCACTGCAAAAGGCCGCTGCAGAAAAGGATACACTGATTTCACAGCTCACTGCACAGCTGGCATCGATGCAGACAGTGGAAGTGGAGCCATCGCGCCGAGTCAGTGACCCAGTAATGCCGGGATCGTTGCCACGTATGCATATGCCGTCACACCGCATCTCTAGCCAGAAGCGACAGGACGAGGTAGACGATGACTTGCATGCACGTATCGCGGGCGGTGCTCTAAGTCTTCTCAGCCCCCAGAGCCACGAACCAAAGCAGGCGGACGGATGGGAGGATACAGAGGAACAGGTGCCATTGAACCCTGCCTTGGTACGCGTTCGCCGCTTGGCACAAGTGGATATTAAGTCGGATTTGTCCGACTGCTCCATGAAGGATGCTTCGACCATGTTTCGCGTCGCTCCCAACGATGACGAGGGGCATGCCCAGTCGATGCCGACTTCCGTGCTTGCAAACTTATCGACGCCCATGCGCCCAAAGCCGATGCCTTTTATGGACAAGGAAGCGTCACCCAACGCACGGACATTGCCAAGCAATCTGAACGTCTCACCACCCGATCCACAATGGCGCTTGTTGGATGAATCGCTGCAGCCGTCTCCATTCCTTAAACGTGTCCAGCGTCTGCCGATGGCCTATCCAAAAAAGAGCGCTGGGGACATGCCCAAGACGGGCCCCAACCATGCGCGCTTTACAATTGGGCAGCAGGAGAATGCCGGGCCtgtgcggcagcgcgcgtccTTTGTCgatcgccgccgccggtCTTCGCTCTTACGGCCTGCAGACGCAATGCCAGCGATAACAAAGGAGTCTAGCAGAATGCCTCGTACGTTGAGCGCATTGCCACCCAGCCCTCGGAGACGTCCCACGGCGTCCAAACCAATCTACCCAGCCCTGCCTTCGccacgcgctcgtcgcgtgcagcgtGGCAGGTAG
- a CDS encoding uncharacterized protein (COG:U; EggNog:ENOG503NXZ6): protein MTIPGENGRALRSTKADPAELFLGYAGNIIGLFDASDMQEIPRLDIPGYIDEKDLATIQPLFSLNVAPGQKLDKYVQEQDESWIKTPMIPSKGLLSALATPRANNTRTVPSVFDPVQRESQVSEDEILMGIATSGPNDYQASGIAQDTNRYVNEMGSAHSQTPLHTQDEWTLRDGNTYSIYDAYLEPLPEYPVPEHEAAREYQNMPFIPNDTMASASSSVSSITSSLQGPRRVDVLLDPSEDAENRLLTKSADSTYISANSHMRSSQDSSQASVSRVDGVPMAITRSERDTSEFSQEEPYMRASTSSSAVSQPVYMLADPAMIARGHESVAPAESALQSACILSDDADLFSCWTSFLMDGHASRNINKAIEMVDFGVPAPLRGRIWLLLAGKKMRPVPGLYASLVAQSQTAMRQQPPHQFAVLIENDLDMCFPLSKSFQGIGGSTRDDIRLVLHAYAHHNPAVGYTESMCLLVGMLLVHVSVEDAFWLLDAIMVHYGMGKYYTGNLDQLQVDNLVVDEHLRIVDNELHNKFKELRIEPLLFMPGWILPMFVRTLPWSTLLRVWDNFFCYGEHYMVKTAISVILLNRNVLLRPSQSHDREAMLHHLVFVTPSLVRDKVVLDTVKNIQLSDKELSIMQRNASGIIPDQPQGHKSSKPRFAMFRGKPVLHKTKQLLLRRK from the exons ATGACTATTCCAGGCGAGAATgggcgcgctttgcggtCGACGAAGGCG GACCCGGCAGAGCTATTCCTGGGATACGCAGGCAATATAATCGGTTTGTTTGACGCGAGCGACATGCAGGAAATTCCGCGGCTTGATATACCGGGCTATATCGATGAGAAAGATCTGGCCACCATCCAGCCATTGTTTTCGCTGAACGTAGCGCCGGGCCAAAAGCTCGACAAGTACGTGCAGGAGCAGGACGAATCATGGATCAAGACACCCATGATTCCCAGTAAAGGACTGTTGTCTGCACTGGCTACTCCGCGCGCAAATAACACGCGGACCGTCCCGTCTGTATTTGATCCCGTCCAGCGCGAGTCACAGGTATCGGAGGATGAAATCCTAATGGGGATCGCTACGTCGGGACCAAACGATTATCAAGCGTCCGGGATTGCTCAAGACACTAACCGGTATGTAAATGAGATGGGGTCCGCACATTCTCAaacgccgctgcacactcAAGACGAGTGGACTTTGCGTGATGGAAACACGTACTCGATCTATGACGCATACCTGGAACCACTGCCCGAGTACCCTGTACCGGAGCacgaagcggcgcgggaATATCAAAATATGCCATTTATTCCGAACGATACGATGGCTTCGGCATCATCAAGTGTCTCCTCCATCACCTCTTCCCTGCAGGGTCCACGGCGCGTGGATGTGCTGTTAGACCCCTCAGAGGATGCGGAGAATCGGCTCCTGACGAAAAGCGCCGACAGTACCTATATTTCTGCAAACTCACATATGCGTTCGTCGCAGGACTCGAGCCAAGCGAGTGTATCGCGCGTGGACGGCGTACCGATGGCCATAACTCGGTccgagcgcgacacgaGTGAATTTTCCCAGGAAGAGCCAtacatgcgcgcaagcacgtcgtCGAGTGCCGTATCGCAACCCGTGTATATGCTGGCAGACCCGGCTATGATTGCACGTGGTCATGAATCTGTAGCGCCAGCGGagagcgcgctgcagagtGCATGCATCTTGTCGGATGATGCGGATCTGTTCAGCTGCTGGACTTCGTTTCTCATGGATGGACACGCGTCACGGAATATAAATAAGGCGATCGAAATGGTTGATTTCGGTGTCCCAGCACCGCTGCGTGGTCGCATATGGCTCCTGCTTGCTGGGAAAAAGATGCGGCCGGTGCCAGGATTGTATGCCTCATTGGTGGCGCAAAGCCAGACGGCCATGCGCCAACAACCGCCGCACCAATTTGCAGTCTTGATTGAAAACGACCTAGACATGTGCTTTCCTTTGTCCAAGTCGTTCCAGGGAATAGGTGGAAGTACACGCGATGATATCAGGCTAGTTTTGCACGCATACGCACATCACAACCCAGCGGTTGGATACACAGAAAGCATGTGTCTTTTGGTTGGTATGTTGCTGGTGCACGTCTCTGTCGAGGACGCATTTTGGTTGCTGGATGCAATCATGGTCCATTATGGTATGGGAAAGTACTATACCGGAAATCTTGACCAGCTGCAGGTGGATAACCTGGTTGTGGACGAGCATTTGCGTATCGTCGACAATGAGCTGCACAATAAATTCAAGGAGCTGCGTATCGAGCCGCTCCTATTTATGCCAGGCTGGATCCTGCCAATGTTTGTGCGTACGCTACCATGGTCCACACTGTTGCGCGTATGGGACAATTTCTTTTGCTATGGGGAGCATTACATGGTCAAGACTGCTATTTCCGTCATCCTCCTGAACCGTAACGTGCTTTTACGCCCATCACAGAGCCATGATCGAGAAGCGATGCTGCATCACCTTGTGTTTGTAACACCGAGTTTAGTTCGCGACAAGGTGGTTCTTGACACGGTCAAAAATATACAGCTGTCTGACAAGGAGCTAAGTATAATGCAACGCAACGCAAGCGGTATAATTCCCGACCAGCCGCAAGGACACAAGAGCTCCAAGCCACGTTTCGCAATGTTCCGTGGGAAGCCTGTTTTGCATAAGACCAAGCAATTATTGCTTCGGCGTAAGTAA
- the RRP45 gene encoding 3'-5'-exoribonuclease (COG:J; BUSCO:EOG09264398; EggNog:ENOG503NUU4), with product MPAGQSVGVSQTEEIFVLQSLRTAALRVDGRKFGQPRSLVIEFGEQLGWCQVSLGETVVVASVSAELVQPKQDRPYEGMLQINTEVTPMAGIEYDAGAVGVTEARDREAMFERILERAVRNSDAVDREALCVIAGKRVWSIMLSVHLLADEGAAGDAAVLASMVALRHFRRPEVSILNGDVTVYSTDEHVPVPLAMHHMPLAVSYAIFLLQPKTDKERSLLLAQSHTQPVEESMEMDEKQDVMDIDIPVSLLDPSLLEQTLADSGMTFVLNAQREVSVIEKAGGSSIPYKTILALLHDAASHVGRLGAQVDEALAADTKHRVVSVL from the coding sequence ATGCCAGCAGGACAAAGTGTAGGCGTCTCGCAGACAGAGGAGATTTTTGTTCTGCAGTCGCTCCGCACAGCAGCATTACGTGTAGATGGCCGCAAATTCGGGCAGCCACGGTCGCTGGTGATTGAGTTTGGGGAGCAGCTCGGCTGGTGCCAAGTGAGCCTTGGAGAAACGGTGGTTGTCGCGTCGGTGAGTGCTGAGCTCGTGCAGCCAAAGCAGGACCGCCCTTATGAGGGGATGCTGCAGATAAACACAGAAGTAACACCAATGGCTGGCATTGAGTATGACGCTGGTGCGGTTGGCGTGacagaagcgcgcgaccGCGAAGCGATGTTTGAGCGTATCCTtgagcgcgcggtgcgtaACAGCGACGCAGTCGACCGTGAAGCGCTCTGCGTTATTGCAGGAAAGCGGGTATGGAGCATCATGCTTTCAGTGCATTTACTTGCAGACGAAGGCGCGGCTGGAGATGCTGCAGTGTTGGCAAGTATGGTCGCGTTACGTCATTTCCGACGACCGGAAGTCTCGATTTTGAATGGCGACGTCACTGTTTACTCGACAGATGAGCATGTTCCTGTCCCTTTGGCGATGCATCACATGCCACTAGCTGTATCCTATGCAATCTTTTTACTGCAGCCCAAGACGGACAAGGAACGGAGCCTACTTTTGGCGCAATCTCATACCCAGCCTGTTGAAGAAAGTATGGAGATGGACGAAAAACAGGACGTCATGGATATAGATATTCCTGTTTCCCTTCTGGACCCAAGTCTTCTCGAACAAACGTTGGCAGACTCGGGGATGACCTTTGTCCTAAATGCACAGCGTGAAGTGAGTGTTATTGAAAAGGCTGGCGGCTCATCGATACCGTACAAGACAattcttgcgctccttCATGATGCAGCAAGCCATGTCGGACGCTTAGGTGCGCAGGTagacgaggcgcttgccgcagacaccaagcaccgcgtcgTCTCCGTATTGTAG
- a CDS encoding uncharacterized protein (SECRETED:SignalP(1-20)), with amino-acid sequence MFFNTRFVALAILAAAFVSADITPAAPAAPAAPAAPAAPAAPAAPAPALAAPAATSADAPAPSTDAPAPKEKIVRKLECSDYTSKGVLEVSSGNATQSLVLDGVPAQLHAADGSVNLVFKECTSDLLGYKTNDTTHFGLLMTSDNNSCLHAVALGQADTRIQADECSYSDDSSQMTQFWEFDEKTSAFRFPGRPSGGDYYAINVDDQKFVSLSPNGTSDSTLAFKSA; translated from the coding sequence ATGTTCTTCAACACCCGCTTCGTTGCCCTCGCCATTCTGGCAGCTGCCTTTGTCAGTGCCGACATTACGCCTGCGGCCCCTGCGGCCCCTGCGGCCCCTGCTGCCCCTGCTGCCCCTGCGGCTCCTGCTGCCCCTGCCCCTGCGCTTGCTGCCCCTGCGGCCACCTCTGCGGACGCTCCTGCGCCCTCCACTGATGCCCCTGCTCCCAAAGAGAAGATCGTGAGGAAGCTTGAATGCTCGGATTACACCAGCAAGGGCGTGCTCGAGGTTTCTTCCGGTAACGCCACACAGAGCCTTGTCCTCGAcggcgtgcctgcgcagctccaCGCTGCCGACGGCAGCGTCAACCTCGTGTTCAAGGAGTGCACTTCTGATCTTCTTGGCTACAAGACGAATGACACGACCCACTTTGGTCTGTTGATGACCTCGGACAACAACAGCTGCCTCCACGCCGTTGCGCTCGGACAGGCCGACACTCGCATCCAGGCCGACGAGTGCTCCTACTCTGATGACAGCTCGCAGATGACCCAGTTCTGGGAGTTTGACGAGAAGACCTCTGCGTTCCGCTTCCCTGGCCGTCCTTCTGGTGGCGACTATTACGCGATTAACGTGGACGACCAAAAGTTCGTAAGCCTCTCGCCGAATGGCACGTCGGACAGCACTCTTGCTTTCAAGAGCGCCTAG
- a CDS encoding uncharacterized protein (TransMembrane:12 (i97-115o135-155i167-187o193-218i230-253o259-279i327-352o372-393i414-433o439-458i470-495o507-528i); COG:S; EggNog:ENOG503NWFT), giving the protein MAWEDKKTQEEFHLTHRPTDYLPELAPWDETQSPEGTEVKDEETNIESKSHRSSLEEEQGQSMGIDGKEHPKEVNPLLVTWDENDAHENPRAWKSSYRMFLVFVVSCYTFLSPLSSTANVPALDVLKREFNVDSFVIGNMMMSASMLAFVVGPSFYAPLSERYGRKYILQVANVLFLIFNVCCGLAKNSSTMIVLRFFAGLAGVAPVTIGPGVVADLFEPEERGTAMSMYTLSPILGPCVGPIYAGWIIQAYGEDKWPWIFWASTMFSGVVTVFGLFVLKETYTPVLLERKAKKLRKETGNDGYHTIFTQKETLGQRVLHGLLRPPIFYFTQPVIFVVCTYQALMFGCQYLLLASFSRVFKEEYGEPPGIASLHYIAMVLGFLVAGQAGGRWTDWNYRRLKAKNGGVGKPEFKLPLLIATGIFMPAGLLLYGWTVEYHIHWIVPDIGIFILACGARATMFISPLYLADSVTIYAASASGAAVMMRGVFSFTFPLFAPNMYGALGQGWGNSVLALVTACLGLPAPFILYKYGERLRLRSSYSKRGMTLMT; this is encoded by the coding sequence ATGGCTTGGGAAGATAAAAAGACCCAAGAAGAGTTTCATTTAACACATCGTCCAACAGACTATCTTCCAGAGCTAGCACCTTGGGATGAAACTCAAAGTCCTGAAGGGACGGAAGTAAAAGATGAAGAGACGAACATTGAAAGCAAGTCCCATCGCTCCTCCCTCGAGGAGGAGCAAGGGCAAAGCATGGGTATCGATGGGAAAGAGCACCCCAAGGAAGTAAACCCTCTCTTGGTGACATGGGACGAAAACGATGCTCATGAAAATCCCCGGGCGTGGAAATCCTCCTACCGCATGTTTCTGGTATTTGTCGTCTCGTGCTACACGTTCCTAAGCCCCCTCTCCAGTACGGCCAATGTACCTGCTCTGGACGTACTAAAGCGCGAGTTCAACGTCGATTCATTTGTCATTGGCAACATGATGATGTCTGCATCCATGCTTGCTTTTGTAGTGGGTCCTAGCTTTTATGCACCGCTCAGTGAGCGGTACGGGCGAAAGTATATTCTTCAAGTGGCCAACGTCCTCTTTTTGATATTCAACGTGTGCTGTGGACTGGCAAAAAATTCGTCCACCATGATTGTACTCCGTTTCTTTGCGGGTCTGGCTGGTGTCGCACCTGTGACGATTGGGCCAGGCGTGGTTGCCGATCTGTTTGAGCCAGAGGAGCGCGGTACAGCCATGTCAATGTACACGCTTTCGCCGATCCTTGGTCCTTGCGTTGGGCCGATTTATGCCGGCTGGATCATACAGGCATATGGCGAGGACAAGTGGCCGTGGATTTTTTGGGCGTCGACCATGTTTAGCGGTGTGGTAACCGTCTTTGGCCTGTTTGTGCTCAAAGAGACGTACACGCCTGTGCTTCTAGAACGAAAGGCCAAAAAGCTGCGTAAGGAGACTGGGAACGATGGGTACCACACGATTTTCACACAAAAAGAAACACTTGGGCAGCGCGTTCTCCATGGGTTACTGCGTCCCCCTATCTTTTACTTTACACAGCCAGTTATCTTTGTGGTGTGCACGTACCAGGCATTGATGTTTGGATGCCAGTATCTCTTGCTGGCATCCTTTTCGCGCGTGTTCAAGGAAGAATACGGAGAGCCGCCCGGCattgcatcgctgcatTACATTGCCATGGTGCTCGgcttcctcgtcgctggccAAGCTGGAGGGCGCTGGACCGATTGGAACTACCGCCGCTTGAAGGCAAAGAATGGTGGCGTTGGCAAGCCCGAGTTTAAATTGCCATTGTTGATTGCTACTGGCATCTTTATGCCAGCAGGGCTGCTCTTGTACGGATGGACAGTCGAGTACCATATACACTGGATCGTGCCGGATATCGGTATCTTTATTTTggcatgcggcgcgcgcgcaaccATGTTTATCAGCCCGCTGTACCTTGCAGACTCTGTGACGATAtatgcagcgtcggcatcgGGCGCAGCCGTCATGATGCGTGGCGTTTTCTCGTTCACATTTCCCCTGTTTGCACCGAATATGTATGGCGCCCTAGGACAAGGATGGGGTAACAGTGTATTGGCGCTTGTAACGGCATGTCTTGGATTGCCAGCGCCATTTATACTGTACAAATATGGCGagcggctgcggctgcgctCTTCGTACTCGAAACGTGGGATGACTTTAATGACTTAG
- a CDS encoding uncharacterized protein (TransMembrane:6 (i7-25o45-65i86-106o118-138i145-167o179-202i); COG:S; EggNog:ENOG503NWFT), whose translation MVTQPVVLVTCVYQALLFGCQYLLLASFSRVFHDVYKQPVGIASLHYIAMIIGYTLSGQVGGRIVDKLYRAMQRRNGGVGKPEFKLPLLIVTGILMPAGLLLYGWTVQYRVHWIVPDIGIFLIASGARMTLFVCPLYMADAITMYTASATSSLVITRGAFAFAFPLFAPDMYMALGQGWGNSLLALATFVIGVPSPFLLFFFGERLRLRSSYSVRAMKLMT comes from the coding sequence ATGGTTACACAGCCTGTCGTGTTGGTCACTTGTGTGTACCAGGCGTTGCTTTTTGGGTGTCAGTACTTGCTTTTGGCCTCCTTCTCGCGCGTCTTTCACGACGTGTACAAACAGCCAGTCGGTATTGCTTCCCTGCATTACATTGCTATGATTATTGGATACACGCTATCGGGCCAGGTGGGCGGTCGCATTGTGGACAAATTGTATAGAGCAATGCAACGGCGCAACGGCGGCGTGGGAAAACCGGAATTCAAGCTCCCGTTATTGATCGTGACGGGGATCTTGATGCCGGCTGGCTTGCTCTTGTATGGATGGACTGTTCAGTACCGTGTGCATTGGATCGTTCCTGATATTGGTATCTTTTTAATTGCCTCGGGTGCTCGAATGACTCTTTTTGTATGCCCATTGTACATGGCCGATGCGATTACTATGTATACGGCTTCTGCGACAAGCTCCTTGGTAATTACCcgcggtgcatttgcattTGCCTTCCCATTGTTTGCACCGGACATGTACATGGCGCTAGGTCAAGGCTGGGGGAATagcctgcttgcgctcgccacaTTTGTGATTGGTGTACCATCGCCGTTTctcctcttcttctttGGGGAGCGGCTCCGTCTTCGTTCATCATATTCGGTTCGTGCGATGAAGCTTATGACGTGA